One Kineococcus aurantiacus genomic window carries:
- a CDS encoding SDR family oxidoreductase: protein MNPAALFDVTGRVALVTGSTRGIGLALATGLVRAGATVVVNGRDPVVAGEVAARLSDHGPGRAVGRAFDVTDPVAVEEAVAGLEADGFALEVLVNNTGMQQRAPFTEFSDADWSRMLEVNLSSAFYVARSVARRMQDRGRGKIVNVLSVQSEVVRPGIAPYSATKGGLKMLTKGMCADLAGSGIQVNAIGPGYFATELTAALVADEEFSRWVESRTPAGRWGQVEDLVGALLFFSSDASAFVNGQVLHVDGGMLAVL from the coding sequence GTGAACCCGGCCGCGCTGTTCGACGTCACCGGCCGGGTCGCGCTCGTCACCGGCTCCACCCGCGGGATCGGCCTGGCCCTGGCCACCGGCCTCGTGCGGGCCGGGGCCACCGTCGTCGTCAACGGCCGCGACCCCGTCGTGGCCGGGGAGGTGGCCGCGCGGCTGAGCGACCACGGCCCCGGTCGGGCCGTCGGCCGCGCCTTCGACGTCACCGACCCGGTGGCCGTCGAGGAGGCCGTGGCGGGCCTGGAGGCCGACGGGTTCGCCCTCGAGGTCCTGGTGAACAACACCGGGATGCAGCAGCGGGCCCCGTTCACCGAGTTCAGCGACGCCGACTGGTCCCGGATGCTGGAGGTGAACCTGTCCAGCGCGTTCTACGTGGCGCGCTCGGTGGCGCGGCGGATGCAGGACCGCGGCCGGGGCAAGATCGTCAACGTCCTGTCCGTCCAGAGCGAGGTCGTCCGCCCCGGGATCGCGCCGTACTCGGCCACCAAGGGCGGGCTGAAGATGCTCACCAAGGGCATGTGCGCCGACCTCGCCGGTTCCGGCATCCAGGTCAACGCCATCGGGCCGGGGTACTTCGCCACCGAGCTGACCGCCGCGCTGGTGGCCGACGAGGAGTTCAGCCGGTGGGTGGAGTCCCGCACGCCGGCGGGGCGGTGGGGGCAGGTCGAGGACCTGGTGGGGGCGCTGCTGTTCTTCTCCTCCGACGCCTCGGCCTTCGTCAACGGCCAGGTGCTGCACGTCGACGGCGGGATGCTGGCGGTCCTCTAG
- a CDS encoding alcohol dehydrogenase catalytic domain-containing protein, producing MRAVVVHAAADLRVEDVPAPEVPEGGALVRVVYGGICGSDLHYARDGRNGPYAVTEPLTLGHEVVGVVERLGAGVVAPAVGTRVAVHPATPSAPAGAVEPTGLHLRRGGAYLGSASTQPHTQGGLTELLAVRAAQLRPLPDGLPLRRAVLAEPLAVALHGVGRLGSRVAGARALVSGAGPIGALAVAALKHAGAAHVTAADLQALPLAVAGRVGADALVDLSAGGTVPEEAFDVAVEAAGVLPSLRTAIRAVRPGGAVLQLGILPAGDLPVPVSDVVAREVALFGTQRFDTELDAAVALLAADESLAAVVTDVFGVEDAVAAFARAADSAASSKTVVQLGPDPDLP from the coding sequence GTGAGAGCCGTCGTCGTCCACGCCGCCGCCGACCTGCGGGTCGAGGACGTCCCCGCACCGGAGGTGCCCGAGGGCGGGGCGCTGGTCCGGGTCGTCTACGGCGGCATCTGCGGGTCGGACCTGCACTACGCCCGCGACGGCCGCAACGGCCCGTACGCCGTGACCGAGCCGCTGACCCTGGGCCACGAGGTCGTGGGGGTCGTCGAGCGGCTGGGGGCGGGGGTGGTGGCGCCGGCCGTGGGGACGCGGGTGGCGGTCCACCCGGCGACCCCGTCGGCCCCGGCGGGGGCGGTGGAGCCGACCGGCCTGCACCTGCGCCGGGGCGGGGCGTACCTGGGCAGCGCCTCGACGCAGCCGCACACCCAGGGCGGCCTGACGGAGCTGCTGGCCGTGCGGGCCGCTCAGCTGCGGCCGCTGCCGGACGGCCTGCCGCTGCGGCGGGCGGTGCTGGCCGAGCCGCTGGCCGTGGCGCTGCACGGGGTGGGGCGGCTGGGGTCGCGGGTGGCGGGGGCCCGGGCGCTGGTCAGCGGGGCGGGTCCGATCGGGGCGCTGGCGGTGGCCGCGCTCAAGCACGCGGGGGCCGCGCACGTCACGGCCGCCGACCTGCAGGCGCTGCCGCTGGCGGTGGCCGGGCGGGTCGGCGCCGACGCGCTGGTGGACCTCTCGGCCGGGGGCACCGTTCCGGAGGAGGCCTTCGACGTCGCCGTGGAGGCGGCGGGGGTCCTGCCCTCGCTGCGGACGGCGATCCGCGCGGTGCGGCCCGGCGGGGCGGTCCTGCAGCTGGGGATCCTGCCCGCCGGCGACCTGCCGGTCCCGGTCTCCGACGTCGTCGCCCGGGAGGTGGCGCTGTTCGGGACGCAGCGCTTCGACACCGAGCTGGACGCGGCGGTGGCGCTGCTGGCGGCGGACGAGTCGCTGGCGGCGGTGGTGACGGACGTGTTCGGGGTCGAGGACGCCGTCGCGGCGTTCGCGCGGGCCGCGGACTCGGCGGCGTCGTCCAAGACGGTCGTGCAGCTGGGCCCGGACCCCGACCTCCCCTGA
- a CDS encoding biotin transporter BioY, with amino-acid sequence MTPSTRQASKPTAGIRRPADRSRDLALVAVFAALVCALALTPGIAVGGLGVPITLQTLGIMLCGAVLGPWRGAAAAALYVLVGLVGVPVFANGGAGVGVLAGASAGFILSWPFAAFVVGWITRAGARRGRTVLGTALGALLGGIGVVYAGGIPGMAVAGHLDLVTAAGFCAPYLPGDLVKVVLTVLVAAPVHRAFPRLTR; translated from the coding sequence GTGACCCCCTCCACGCGGCAGGCGTCGAAGCCCACGGCCGGGATCCGCCGTCCCGCCGACCGTTCCCGCGACCTCGCCCTCGTCGCCGTGTTCGCCGCCCTGGTGTGCGCCCTGGCCCTGACCCCCGGCATCGCCGTGGGCGGGCTCGGCGTCCCGATCACCCTGCAGACGCTGGGGATCATGCTGTGCGGGGCGGTGCTGGGGCCCTGGCGCGGGGCCGCCGCGGCGGCGCTGTACGTCCTGGTGGGGCTGGTGGGCGTCCCGGTGTTCGCCAACGGCGGCGCCGGCGTCGGCGTCCTGGCCGGGGCGAGCGCCGGGTTCATCCTGTCCTGGCCCTTCGCGGCGTTCGTCGTCGGCTGGATCACCCGCGCCGGCGCGCGCCGCGGCCGCACCGTCCTGGGCACCGCCCTGGGCGCCCTCCTGGGCGGCATCGGCGTCGTCTACGCCGGCGGCATCCCCGGCATGGCGGTCGCCGGCCACCTGGACCTGGTCACCGCCGCCGGGTTCTGCGCGCCCTACCTGCCCGGCGACCTCGTCAAGGTCGTCCTCACCGTGCTCGTCGCCGCCCCCGTGCACCGCGCGTTCCCCCGCCTGACCCGCTGA
- a CDS encoding ATP-binding cassette domain-containing protein — MIRLEAVRVDAEDRVVLHPLDLELTDRFTVLVGPNGSGKSTLLRLLDGLVLPSAGRVLVDGLDPEERLKELRRHVGFVFTDPDAQLVMPTPVEDVALSLRRTGVRDRTARARELLAAAGLGALADRSVRETSSGQRQLLALTTVLATEPRVLLADEPTTLLDLRTARRVGDVLRDPPAHVAQVVVATHDLDLAARADRALWVEDGRVRADGTAAEVVAAYRASA, encoded by the coding sequence GTGATCCGGCTCGAAGCCGTGCGGGTCGACGCCGAGGACCGCGTCGTCCTGCACCCGCTGGACCTGGAGCTGACGGACCGCTTCACCGTCCTCGTCGGCCCCAACGGCTCGGGCAAGTCCACCCTCCTGCGGCTGCTCGACGGCCTCGTCCTGCCCTCGGCCGGACGGGTCCTCGTCGACGGCCTCGACCCCGAGGAACGGCTCAAGGAGCTGCGCCGCCACGTGGGGTTCGTCTTCACCGACCCCGACGCCCAGCTCGTCATGCCCACCCCCGTCGAGGACGTCGCGCTGTCGTTGCGCCGCACCGGGGTCCGCGACCGGACGGCGCGGGCGCGCGAACTGCTCGCGGCGGCCGGGCTGGGCGCGCTGGCCGACCGCTCCGTGCGCGAGACCTCCTCCGGGCAGCGGCAGCTGCTCGCCCTGACGACCGTCCTGGCCACCGAACCGCGCGTCCTGCTGGCCGACGAGCCCACCACGCTGCTGGACCTGCGGACCGCCCGGCGGGTGGGTGACGTCCTGCGGGACCCGCCCGCCCACGTCGCTCAGGTCGTCGTCGCCACCCACGACCTCGACCTGGCCGCGCGCGCCGACCGCGCGCTGTGGGTCGAGGACGGACGCGTCCGGGCCGACGGGACCGCCGCCGAGGTCGTCGCCGCCTACCGGGCCTCGGCGTGA